One region of Bacillus thuringiensis genomic DNA includes:
- a CDS encoding ATP-binding protein has product MLNRFLHHSITFNIKGESYRMKEKKKTGI; this is encoded by the coding sequence ATTCTAAATCGCTTTTTACATCATTCCATAACGTTCAACATTAAAGGTGAATCATATCGTATGAAAGAAAAGAAAAAAACCGGTATTTAA
- a CDS encoding recombinase family protein — protein sequence MNTRKFGYIRVSSKDQNEDRQLEAMKQLITDERDIFIDKQSGRDFNRDQYQLVKRMLRKDDILYIHSLDRFGRNKEAILEEWKDITQNIQAHIVVLDMPLLDTTQYKDSLGNLITDLVLQILSWLAEEERTKIKTRQREGIEVAKKKGKHLGRPKTKITQEFIDVYNDWKQGKITALYAMKKCNMTSPTFYRVVKRYEDKE from the coding sequence TTGAATACAAGAAAATTCGGATATATAAGGGTTAGTAGTAAAGACCAAAATGAAGATCGGCAGCTCGAAGCAATGAAACAACTCATCACTGACGAACGAGATATTTTTATCGACAAACAAAGTGGAAGAGATTTTAATCGTGATCAATATCAACTCGTAAAACGTATGTTAAGAAAAGATGATATTTTATATATTCATTCCTTAGATCGTTTCGGCAGAAATAAAGAAGCTATCCTTGAGGAGTGGAAAGATATTACCCAAAATATTCAAGCTCATATTGTCGTATTAGATATGCCACTTTTAGATACAACTCAATATAAAGATAGTTTAGGAAATCTTATTACTGATTTGGTACTCCAAATCTTGTCCTGGCTTGCTGAAGAAGAACGAACAAAAATAAAGACTCGTCAACGTGAGGGTATTGAAGTTGCAAAGAAAAAAGGTAAGCATTTGGGTAGACCTAAAACTAAAATCACTCAGGAATTTATCGATGTATATAACGATTGGAAACAAGGAAAGATTACAGCGCTATACGCTATGAAGAAATGCAATATGACAAGTCCTACGTTTTACAGAGTAGTCAAAAGGTATGAGGATAAGGAGTGA
- a CDS encoding DUF3267 domain-containing protein — translation MIIKEINLLSNEKLQKKLQIVSIPLFLILFILFWMISNIESPYKRLVVHDINEIFLSTIILVSIFLLHELIHAVLFKMFCPSSTIKFGFKKGIIYTESLDSEYSVKKFIVSCVTPFIIISLLLFCLNFVNILTDNLFILIATLHGISCIGDFYWIYILRKYDNRKYKVVPTKKGINIVY, via the coding sequence ATGATTATCAAAGAAATAAATTTGCTTAGCAATGAAAAATTACAAAAAAAATTGCAAATAGTAAGTATCCCATTATTCTTAATATTATTTATTCTTTTTTGGATGATTTCCAATATAGAAAGCCCATATAAACGACTAGTGGTTCATGACATAAATGAGATATTTCTTTCAACAATTATTCTTGTGTCAATTTTTTTATTACATGAATTAATTCATGCAGTTCTATTTAAAATGTTTTGTCCTAGCTCAACAATAAAATTTGGATTTAAGAAAGGTATAATTTATACTGAATCTCTAGATTCTGAATATTCCGTAAAAAAATTCATTGTGAGTTGTGTTACACCCTTCATCATAATTTCATTATTATTGTTTTGCTTAAATTTCGTGAATATATTAACAGATAATCTATTTATACTTATTGCAACTTTACATGGAATAAGCTGTATAGGGGATTTTTACTGGATTTACATTTTGCGGAAATATGATAATAGAAAATATAAAGTCGTACCAACTAAAAAAGGTATAAATATTGTATATTAA
- a CDS encoding tyrosine-type recombinase/integrase: protein MTSKEIQHTIEGFSSYLSNKGRKSSTIKRYIYDVESLIQWLHQSKRFTNDTIWESLQKKDFESFFNHLKADRQYSDKTVHRIYIVLNRLYGYLDLPSPIEGTTHIDPPNRALRREDFVSFEEEKRLKEVISSLEGLTEKQRSVRPMILERNVSIVILLLDYGLSLKELVSLRMVHVHFENNTLSIPEDSKVNRIINLKEEDKLYLYNYYKTIPEPVRPKYHSNDPLFVAFDFTRGTYHWSYEEDAPKFLTEISIQKMIRLEVKRANLRKGISAQHFRNTFILRNIQGNTPPDQVMQQIGFKSNLSLKRYYNYYKSSTKNTY, encoded by the coding sequence ATGACTTCAAAAGAGATCCAACATACAATAGAAGGCTTTTCTTCTTATTTATCAAACAAAGGAAGAAAATCTTCTACAATCAAACGATACATCTATGATGTGGAAAGTTTGATTCAATGGCTGCACCAATCAAAAAGGTTTACTAACGATACTATTTGGGAATCACTACAGAAAAAAGATTTCGAATCATTTTTTAACCATTTAAAAGCCGATCGTCAATACTCCGATAAAACTGTACATCGTATATATATTGTTTTAAATAGGCTGTACGGATACTTAGATTTACCAAGCCCAATTGAAGGGACTACTCATATAGATCCACCTAATCGAGCATTACGTAGGGAGGATTTCGTTTCTTTCGAGGAAGAAAAGCGCTTAAAGGAAGTCATTTCTTCACTAGAAGGCCTTACAGAAAAACAACGATCCGTACGCCCAATGATCTTAGAGCGGAATGTTTCTATCGTTATATTACTGCTGGATTATGGATTATCTTTGAAAGAGCTTGTTTCTTTACGAATGGTACACGTTCATTTCGAAAATAATACTTTATCCATTCCTGAAGACTCAAAAGTAAATAGAATCATTAATTTGAAGGAAGAAGATAAATTATACCTATATAATTACTATAAAACTATACCTGAACCTGTACGTCCTAAATATCACAGCAATGATCCGTTATTTGTTGCTTTTGATTTTACCCGGGGGACATATCACTGGAGCTATGAGGAGGATGCACCAAAATTTTTAACCGAAATCTCAATACAAAAAATGATTCGTTTAGAAGTGAAACGTGCTAATCTCCGAAAGGGAATTTCTGCTCAACATTTTCGGAATACCTTTATTTTAAGGAATATTCAAGGGAATACTCCGCCTGATCAAGTCATGCAGCAAATAGGTTTTAAATCTAATTTATCTTTAAAGAGATATTACAATTACTACAAAAGCTCCACAAAAAATACATATTAA
- a CDS encoding lichenicidin A2 family type 2 lantibiotic → MNRNQIIEELAENHPAGAKLVEVSKDELSRTYGGGDVQPETSPACAVGGAVAGGLWVAHTVSYWNC, encoded by the coding sequence ATGAATCGTAATCAAATTATTGAAGAATTAGCAGAAAATCATCCAGCAGGGGCTAAACTAGTTGAAGTTTCTAAAGATGAATTATCACGCACTTATGGCGGTGGAGATGTTCAACCTGAAACTAGTCCTGCCTGTGCGGTTGGTGGAGCCGTTGCAGGTGGACTCTGGGTCGCTCATACAGTATCATATTGGAATTGCTAA
- a CDS encoding DUF3169 family protein, whose protein sequence is MKYIFLTMLILFVIPEGISFIMRFSKELSNYDNKALIAVILMTIFLQIILAWFVTKNLKRAASNKIILDRDVSDISEINYNKSLNYSNISISLIIILNLICLFFISSILEEINNKLFLMFIPLFLTIYFLTIYSKKIQAINSTALKENDIDYIEKYMGNLDEGEIYIHFKVLFKNFYLNNTLLFAVILILSIYSLNNHLDYSLPLILLIILFSINNLYYQYQLKKNYEK, encoded by the coding sequence ATGAAATATATATTTTTAACGATGCTTATACTTTTTGTTATTCCAGAAGGTATATCTTTTATTATGAGATTCTCAAAGGAATTAAGTAATTATGATAATAAAGCTCTTATTGCAGTAATTTTGATGACAATATTCCTACAAATAATTCTAGCATGGTTTGTGACAAAAAATTTAAAAAGAGCTGCATCTAACAAAATTATATTAGACAGAGATGTGAGTGATATATCAGAAATTAATTACAATAAAAGTTTGAATTATTCAAATATATCTATCTCCTTAATTATTATTTTAAATTTAATTTGTTTATTTTTCATATCAAGTATTTTAGAAGAAATAAATAATAAGTTATTTTTGATGTTTATCCCATTATTCTTAACAATTTATTTTCTTACGATTTATTCAAAAAAAATTCAGGCTATTAATAGTACAGCTTTGAAAGAAAATGACATCGATTATATTGAGAAGTATATGGGTAATTTAGATGAAGGAGAAATATATATACATTTTAAAGTGCTATTCAAAAATTTTTACTTAAATAATACTTTATTATTTGCGGTGATTTTAATATTATCGATATATTCTTTAAATAATCATTTGGATTACTCGCTACCACTCATACTACTAATAATTCTTTTTAGTATTAATAATTTATATTATCAGTATCAATTAAAGAAAAATTATGAAAAGTAG
- a CDS encoding helix-turn-helix transcriptional regulator, protein MRNRIKELRARYNINQTQLAQKAMVSRQTISLIERNELIPSLLTAVKISKVFDQSIEEVFLFEEEELY, encoded by the coding sequence ATGAGGAATCGAATTAAAGAACTTCGAGCAAGATATAATATTAATCAGACGCAACTTGCTCAGAAGGCAATGGTTTCAAGGCAAACTATTTCTTTAATAGAAAGAAATGAACTTATACCATCTTTATTAACAGCAGTAAAAATTAGCAAAGTGTTTGATCAATCAATTGAAGAAGTATTTCTATTTGAGGAGGAAGAGTTATATTGA